A genomic stretch from Nitrospirota bacterium includes:
- a CDS encoding flagellar motor protein MotB, whose amino-acid sequence MSDQKSKIIIKKVKKVSGGGGHGGSWKVAYADFVTAMMAFFLLLWLITMVAPEKRARMSNYFKSFSIFQHSGTSFMEKSSELFNQAGESQDKLSADALAKFQTRSKEEVKESIKKAIEVKLGDIKDQIMVDVFEGGVRIQLVDKAGKPMFDLGSPEPTPLATRIMQVLGDQIKAMPNPVSVEGHTDSLAFRSSATRGNWELSTERALSAKKQLEGYGLNPNRLTRVAGYADTVPFIQEDPEDPRNRRISIILLFPQAPPAISSR is encoded by the coding sequence ATGAGCGACCAGAAGTCCAAGATCATCATTAAAAAGGTGAAGAAGGTATCCGGCGGAGGAGGACACGGCGGGAGCTGGAAGGTTGCCTATGCCGACTTTGTGACGGCCATGATGGCCTTTTTCCTGCTCCTGTGGCTGATCACCATGGTCGCGCCCGAGAAGCGCGCGCGCATGTCGAACTACTTCAAGAGCTTCAGCATCTTCCAGCACAGCGGCACGTCGTTCATGGAGAAATCAAGCGAGCTGTTCAATCAGGCCGGCGAATCGCAGGACAAGCTCTCGGCCGACGCCCTGGCCAAGTTCCAGACCCGCAGCAAGGAGGAGGTCAAGGAGTCGATCAAGAAGGCCATTGAGGTCAAGCTGGGGGATATCAAGGACCAGATCATGGTCGATGTGTTCGAGGGGGGGGTGCGGATCCAGCTGGTGGACAAGGCGGGCAAACCCATGTTCGACCTCGGCTCGCCCGAACCCACGCCGCTCGCCACCCGGATCATGCAGGTGCTGGGCGACCAGATCAAGGCCATGCCGAACCCGGTCTCCGTGGAGGGCCACACCGATTCCCTGGCCTTCCGGTCGTCAGCGACGCGCGGCAACTGGGAGCTTTCCACCGAACGGGCGCTCTCGGCAAAGAAGCAGCTCGAAGGCTACGGCCTGAACCCCAACCGCCTGACCCGGGTCGCCGGCTACGCCGATACGGTCCCTTTCATCCAGGAAGACCCCGAGGACCCGCGGAACCGCAGGATCAGCATCATTCTCCTCTTTCCCCAGGCCCCGCCCGCCATCTCTTCCCGATAG